The nucleotide window gtgcagttgagaagaatgtgtattctgctgcttttgggtgtagagttctgtagatgtctgttcggtccatctgttctaatgtgttgttcagtgcctctgtgtccttattttctgtcttgttgatctgtcctttggagtgagtggagtgttgaagtcccctagaatgaatgcattgcaatatatttctctttttatatatgttagtatttgtttcacatatgtaggtgctcctgtgttgggtgaatagatatttatgatggttttatcttctttttggattgacccttttatcattatgtaatgtccttctttgtctcttgtgactttctttcttttgaagtcgattttgtctgatataagtgctgcaactccttctttttttctccctactcgttgcatgaaacatctttttccatttcttcacttttagtctgtgtatgtctaaagtgaatctcttgtaggcagcatatagatggtcttgtttttttatacattaagtgactccatgtcttttgattggtgcattcactgcATTTACATTTACTGTGACTCTCAGTAGGTatatacttgttgccattgcaggctttagatttgtggttaccaaaggttcaaggttaacctccttactatctaagagtctaatttaactcatttaatatactactacaaacacaatttaaaggttctttttttctcctcctttttcttcctcctccattctttatatattaggtatcatattctgtactctttgtctattccttgatttaCTTTTGGgacagtttatttaatttttaaattttttactaagcattttcttagttgttaggtattctactttctttactgtggttttattacctctggtgatagctattaaaccttaggaacacttccatctacagaatttcctccaaaatagactgtaaagatggtttgtgggaggtaaattcagtcagcttttgcttatctggaaattgtttaatccttccttcaaatttaaatgataatcttgctggtcaagtaatcttggtttgagactcttctgcttcattgcattaaatacatcatgccactcccttctggcctataaggtttctgctgaaaagtatgatgatagcctgattggctttcctttgtatgtgatcttatttctctctctggttgcttttaacagtctgtccttatccttgatctttgccattttaattactatatgtcttcaTGTtattctccttgggtcccttgtattagGAGATCTtcacacctccatggcctgagagactatctccttccccagattgtggaatttttgagcaattacctcctcaaagacattttctatccctttttctctctcttctttgtctggtacccctataatgtgaatattgatccatttggattagtcacacagttctctcaatattctttcattattagagatcatttttttctctgtgcctcagcttctttctattcctcttctctagtttctatttcacttattgtctcctccaccatatacaacctgcttttaataccctccatcatgttctttacaattggatctctgacctgaattcattcctgagttcttggatgtctttctgtacctccattagcatgttgatgatttttatttttaactccctttcagaaagagtcactaggtccatatcatttaaatctttcttgggagttgtattaataattttactctggaccaggtttctttggcatttcatatttgtatatggtgccctctagttcccagaagctctactctctggagctgctcagacctTGAAGcaaatgttgggggtcacaggggagcagtattgatacctgggaggaggaaagagctgtttcctgctttcccagctgctatgcctgcctctactgccagaaccagtgggccaagtacacaggtataagcctctatgtttgtagttgctgtaggcagagcttccctctggctggcctaacacttGGGTAGGGTTttccggtttgtgagccaggtgtggctagctaagagaaaggcgcagtaggctgtgtatcacagagggggtcctttgAGCTGTAGATCAAGATTGAAGATCgagaaagttcccaacttgctgggcagagtgcacctggacaattttgtctacctgtcctttctcctgagcggtaAATGCTATTCTTGCCCTtttagcagctctcttgctaTTTggatgtctctcagactgcccacctttgttttgtcccagagcagccagatatggatccctgctttccagaagtggttggaatctcagtctctctaggtattctgcctgtcttagctttccaaccccctaatcacaggAGTgcaatgaaatgtaggtttgtgctcccacagcagatctctggagttaggtattcagcagtcccgggcttccattccctccccactccatttctccctcccgctgttgagctgggatgggggaagggcttggatctcGCTGGGCAACAGCTTTAGTgtattaccctgttctgtgaggtttattcttttctctgggTGTAGGCAGTTTGGcatagccctctttcctgttgctctttcaggattactcatattaattatattttcatattatatgtggttttaggagggagcctctgtctcacttcttaCACCAGCATCTTTAGTCCCACCAGTGCTCCCTGCACTAATGTTTAATATCCTGTCAGAAACATTAAGGCATGATTGTTCCTTTACATGATTCTTCCAGTAAGCATGAGTTTGCTGGTGACAAAGTGCCTTAGCCTAAAAGAGTGATTTTCCAAGTTTGGTACAGAGAACACTGGGGTATAAAAGTGAGACTATTTCCATATTCAAAGGAGCAATGTTTTGCTCTCATGAACACTCTTCATCTGGAGTTTGCATCCTCACTTTAAATAGCACAGACACACTCCACAGTTCTTGTTGcaactttggggaaaaaatgagCTCAACATTTTAATAACTCCCACTGCAAGTAGATTGTAGTGTCTAATCCCTGATCTCCTAAATGTTGCTGTCTTCTAGGGACTTTTATAACAAGACTGGAGAAAATATATATCTCTACTCCAGGCTTCTGATGCCTAGTGAGAACAACAGTGATTTCAGTAGGCTTGTGAATCTTGAAGGAGATGGTGTTTTTGATGCCTGTACATAGCTGGTAGGTTGAAAGCTGGAAATATAATATGAAGGATCTTGAGAAGTTGTGGTTCATGTTCTTCAggtctcaaaaaaaaatttaataactgTATACAGCAAAGACAAAGGAAGggtaataaaaatatgtttaacttGAAGATACAAAAATGGATGATTCTATTGAATAGTATTAGAGGTGCCCTTCtggaaatgtaaagaaaaaaacctgatgACTGTTTATGCTACTTTCAATGAATACATAATATATtcattatgtatatgtgtatatatgtaaataaggTTTAACAGTTTGTGTTCtcaataattacattattaaagtcagaaaaatagaagaaatactCAGTGTGTGAGGCTAAGTATTTTCACAGCATTTAATATATCAAGGTACTCATAATTTTCATATGAAAAGATATAATTTAACCACAAAAAGATGAAATGAATTTGAAAGCACATATTTTTTTCAGGGAAACTGAAACTAGGTCAGATACTTTTActgcaattattattattattaacgaAAGAAAACAAGCTGGTTATTTCTCAACAGTAGTCttaaattttgattttgaaaCCAAGAGAGTCCATGAATGTTGCCCAGGAAATATGCTTAATGCTTAATGCTTAATGTTGACCATCTGATGTAATTCTCATAGGTAAAGAGGCCAAATCTTAGGCTACCGAGGTCTGATCAAGGTCACAGCAGGCAAGGGTACATTAACCCTCTTAACCACTTTAGCACAGTTCAGTTTTGAGATTTCTAGAATATTGATCTCTgacaaatttaaacattttttatcgATATTGACAGAATGATTTGAATATATGTCAATAAATGAGGCTGAATTAGATTTTTCTCCATGAGGGAATATAGGAAGTCacttaaattaaaaacattatagGAAATATTTGCAGAACTTGCAATATGCTATAAATCAAAACCTTAGTTTTGAAAAATTAGAGTCCTTAAAggatctttgttttcctttcagttGGCTTCTGCATCACTTTGCAATCTGTGTGAGTTTTTTGTTTTGAGCGTCTTATATTCTGGTACTACAAAGTACCAAACActcatcttgtatatttcctgGCAGAGCCCTagaatctttctttttctcttcttttagtttaaaaaaatagtaagcataaggagaattaaaagaggaatattctctctcccttttaAAAACATTCCTATGAgatcacaaaataaaatttagaataacATATGTTACAGTTATACATATAATCATCAATTGTTTTATGGAGTTAAGAAATTAATCATTTATATATTAGACtgaaaaatagtatttattaaCAGTGACAAAACAACTCAAAAATGTGCAAAGGAACTAAGAACAGATTTTTCTGTAGTTGAGAAAACAGGAGGTCACTTAAATAGAATCACTTATCACCCTGACAGGATAATAAATGGATATTCTGAAATCACTATTACACTGTTAGTTAAATCCAGTGTTGGAAAATAGTGGAGTCAACataattgcattttttttaaaacagaaacccTTGAGATTTTATCCttctttatatttgtatttacttGACGTATTAAGCAGAGCACACTAGCTTAGTGATATCTTCCTTTATGAATATGGATTATGTACCTCCTCAGTCAGTATTCAGAGCAGGAATACTGTATGGGTGTGTGATGAGTACAATCCAACTTGTACTGATGTTAGTCAAAAcaaagaagttgtccatttgaaGTAATATCTTATAGCTATTGCTAAGTGGTTCCAAAAAGAAATATCTTTACTGAGCTAGTTGTTAGTTGTCTTTAGGTGGTTTTTAGGTTAGTTgtttttgctgtagttgcttacTTGGTGCATacgtgggaggaggtttccactttATCTTCCTACTCTGCCAACATTTTCCCCATCCTTCTGGAACTAGTTGTTAGTCAGATTTTAAGCAACCAATGTTATAGTGAATTAATTGATACCATAACACCTACATATGTAATTGCAGGAGTATCACATTTTCTAGCTCTGTCATTTTGTCATTATAGAGCAGAGTCTGCAGATCAATGGAGGGGTTCAACCATTCTAGAGTGTCTGAATTTGTGTTACTTGGACTTACTGATTCTCCGGAGCTCCAgatatttttgtgtgtgacattttccattttctatttagTAACGATGTTGGGCAACTTACTGATTTTTCTCACAGTCCTATCCACCCCACACCTGCACTCCCCCATGTATTTCCTTCTCAGCAATCTGTCTCTCATTGACATGTGCCTATCCTCCTTTGCCACTCCAAAGATGATCATGGACTTCTTTGTTCAGCGTAAGACCATCTCCTTTGAGGGCTGCATTTCTCAGATCTTCTTTTTGCACCTTTTCACTGGGACTGAGATTGTGCTGCTGATCTCCATGTCTTTTGACAGGTACATTGCCATATGCAAACCTCTCCACTATTCAACAATTATGAGCCAAAAAGTGTGTGTTGGGCTTGTGGTAACTTCTTGGACAGTGGGCTTCCTGCATACAACTAGCCAGTTAGCTTTTACCCTTTATCTACCTTTCTGTGGCCCCAATGTTGTAGACAGTTTCTTCTGTGACCTACCTTTGGTCATCCAGCTGGCTTGTATAGACATATATGTTCTTGGAATCTTCATGATCTCAACCAGCGGTGCGATTGCTCTTATAAGTTTTCTACTTTTGCTCACCTCCTACATCATTGTTCTTGCTACTATCAGAGACCACTCCTCTACAGGATCATCTAAGGCTTTTTCTACCTGCACTGCACATTTCATAGTTGTGGTAATGTTCTTTGGGCCCTGCAGCTTCATTTATGTGTGGCCTTTCACAAACTTTCTGGTGGACaaagttctctctgttttctacaCCATCTTCACCCCTTTTCTGAATCCACTTATATATACTTTGAGAAACCTGGAAGTGAAGACAGCTGTGAAGAAGAAACTAAGCAACCAATATTTGAATCTTAGGAAAACTAGTCCAAGATACCCAGTGCAGTGAACAGAGATCTCCGGTCTGAGATTTAATATCATCAGTTTTGTTCATACAGCAACAGAAAATTAGAGTCTCTCTGTCAAGTCATTTAAGTCTAAATTCATGAAAATAAGAATCCAAGGTTGAGAGACATGAAATATCTTGCTTAAAATCTAATGCAGTGTTTCAAAGTCTTTGGAGATTATGGATCCATTTGAAAGTCTATGAAATCTATAGGTTATTTTCATAGAAAAATGCACTTATCATCAAAATTGTGAACATAAATTTAGGGTTCCATATATCCCtgaatttataaacatatttcaGACTAAGACTACTTAGAGAAGCCTGAAATAAAATATTGTTCTCTTGTCTTCTCACCCAGAATGTCCCCACTCAGTTGCATAGCCTTGTGGTACTCTAATGGCATCCACTTGCAGGATTTAATTATGACTATTGGGCATAATagggttttatttttccaaagcatTGGAAATATTTCATGGGAAAATATTGTGAAGAGATTCTTCTGAATTATGCTGAAAAATCTTGATTCAGTGGGTCCAGTTGTTTGAATTCTGAGTCAACTTTGAATAAAATAGAACAGTTTGGAGGATCTGAAATTTAACAATCTAGTTTCTTAAGAGGTGTACAGATAGCTATCATACTTGATCCCTTATATAGTAAATAATCAAATAGTAATTTGTAAAGTTCAAAACATGGAAAGTAAACCACTCAAACCTGTTGGCTTTCAAAATTTGGATGGATAACAGAGATATGATGAATTCACTTAATATGAAGACCAAACCTTTGGAAAACTAGGGGTAGATATCTTGCTCTAAATATCATGGACCTCAAAATTAATTATTGTATCTGCCATTTCCTAGTTGTATTCTCCTGGGGGATTCACTTCACCTCTCTATGCCTTTTAAATCTGTAATATGATGATAATTAAATATATTAGTTGTTTGTTGTGACTATTTTATGGAAATTGGACAGAATGGATTCTCAAGatgtcattttctttcccttctgaCCCACACAGACTTCTACCCAAAATACATCTTATTTTACAGTAGTATGCATTTGAAGAAGAACTATATTCAGGTCAAACAAAATTTAATATCTAGTTTTAGGATGTCTCTAAGACTGTAGCTTATTAAGATATATGGCAGAAAAACAAATAGAACACTTTCCAGTTTTCCATTGCTAACAGTGGGGTTGGGGTTGGAAAATGTAGATTAGATTGCctgatattttgaaatttttatgaaTAGCAATATACTGATAGGCTGTTTATCCTTGAATTGACTGAACTTTATGAACAGTTCAGGAAAGAATTTGTCACCACAGATTCAGACAGTTTGTAAGTACcaagagaaaaatacaagctcCTGCCTTATAGAGAGAAATGGCATGAATGGTTTCTTACATTTATCTTGGAATTTAAGGTTTCAACATGTTTTAACACAATCTCCAAGCCAAATGTTTAATATCTGAAATTAAATAATGTGCAGAAATTTATGAAGAAATGTAGGTATAAACCCACACTTTTAATTTGGAGTATTAGTTCCTTTAAAACCAAATCATAAACTCTTCCTTTTTACCTCAAagtcagataaatgaaaaaaggTTAAGGTAGAAATCTGCTTTTGCCCCATTCTTTAGCGAAAACTATCACCTTTGTTTTTAAATACTAACCCCACTTCTGAAATGTCTATCTTTTGTTcagtaattatttattgagcGCCTACTCTGTTTGAGGTTCTTCTTGGGTGCTGGGAATTCATTCAAGAATAAGatctatttctcattttttcagGGACAGATGTTTAGCAATTAGGATCAGCCTGTTGCAGGTTGAATGCCATCTCACTATTTCTTGTGCAACTTTCAGcaagtattttaaatgtttctaagGCTCAGTTTCTTCACTGATAAAATGTGGCTGTGGTTAAATTCCCATTTAATCACTGGGAATGTTGTGAAACTATAAACATAATTATCAGTGCTTGACACTTATTAAGGATTTAATGAATACTAATAATactattgttattgttgttgttagaTATGCATAAAAATCACAGGGTGATTGGAGTGGAAATAGATGTGCTTACTGGAACTTAAAGGGCACAGTTTTAAGACTGTAATAGTATGTGTCAATTTACCCAATATTAACTAATGTTGAAATATTGGATTTGTACCAATTATTAATCTTGGTGCATTTCTGTAGTTAATGTTGTCCTTTGTATGCCTGTGTTTCTCAAAAGAAGTATTCTGTTTTGgaggtttctttttcattttaagttgAAATATACTCCAAGACTGTATGAAAAGGGAAAGATAATAAATATACAATGTTCAAAAGGCCAGTGTCTTGTTTTATTATAAcgtttttaagtaaaatatacaTGATTAAAAAGTGATAAAATATTCATGTATTTTGTCTCTTTTGCCTATTCAGAAGATGGCAGtaaaatactttaaattcttATAGAATTGTATTTACTAAAAATATTAATTGGGAAATGGTGACAATTATCTGTTCACTTTATATATAACACATTAATGAATAAGTTTCAACTATAGGCTGAATG belongs to Manis pentadactyla isolate mManPen7 chromosome 11, mManPen7.hap1, whole genome shotgun sequence and includes:
- the LOC118909883 gene encoding olfactory receptor 4K2-like, which gives rise to MEGFNHSRVSEFVLLGLTDSPELQIFLCVTFSIFYLVTMLGNLLIFLTVLSTPHLHSPMYFLLSNLSLIDMCLSSFATPKMIMDFFVQRKTISFEGCISQIFFLHLFTGTEIVLLISMSFDRYIAICKPLHYSTIMSQKVCVGLVVTSWTVGFLHTTSQLAFTLYLPFCGPNVVDSFFCDLPLVIQLACIDIYVLGIFMISTSGAIALISFLLLLTSYIIVLATIRDHSSTGSSKAFSTCTAHFIVVVMFFGPCSFIYVWPFTNFLVDKVLSVFYTIFTPFLNPLIYTLRNLEVKTAVKKKLSNQYLNLRKTSPRYPVQ